CCGACGACGACGAGACGGTCGAGACGCCGGACGTGGAGGTCCGGTATGGCTGAGCGCGACCTCTTCCCGACGGTCATCGAGACGGAACGCCTCCGACTCGAACCCAGAGCGCCGGAGTACGTCGACGTGCACGAACTGTACCGCATCTGCTCGTCATCCTCGCCGGAGATGGAGGAAGTCACCCGATACTTGCCGTGGTCGCCGCACGAGACGCCGAAGGAGACGTTCGGGTTCCTCCGCCGCGGCGAGGAGAACCGCGAGAAACACAAGAAGGCCGACTACGTCATCCGCCCGCGCGAGGGTGAAGACGGCGCGGGCGAAATCGCCGGATTCGGCGGATTGACGCTTCAGTGGGACCGCCGCAGCGCTTCGCTCGGTCTCTGGCTCAGAAAACGATTCTGGGGTCGCGGCTACTCCGGCGAGCGCGCCGCGGCGCTGTTGCACCTCGCGTTCGAGCAACTGGACCTCGAACTCGTCCGCGTCGCGCACGACCTCGAGAACGAAAACTCCAGACGCGCCATCGAGAGGTACGTCGAGTGCTTCGACGGTCAGTGCGACGGGACGTTCCGCAACGCGGCGGCGACGGCGGACGGTGACGTCGTCGACCAGACGCACTACACGATATCGCAGGAGCAGTGGCGGGCGGCCGGTTGCGACGCCGAGTCGACGGTCCGGATGCGGTGGGACGACAGCTGAATTTCGTCCGACTCGTCACTTTCCGTCCGGCAAGGACCCGGCGACGACCTCGCCCCCTTTCAGCACCGCTTCGGGGTTGTTCAAAAGTGTCACGTCCTCGGTAGGGTCGCCGTCGACGACGAGCAAATCCGCATGAGTACCGGGTTCGAGCGTTCCCGACCCCTCCAGACCAACGGTTTCGGCGGCCGTCTCGGTCATCGCCCGAATCGCCTCCGACTCGGTCATCCCGTACTCAGCCATGAACGAGATCTCGGTCGCGTTCGACCCGTGGGCGTTGAACGGCGTCCCGGCGTCGGTGCCGCCGGCGATTCGGACGCCCGCCTCAGCGGCCCGGCGGAAGGAGTCGATGTGGCGCTCGTACACGTCGCGTGTCTTCCTGGCGCTCTCCTCGGTCGCTATCTCGGTGTTGCGGATGATGTGGTACGGCGCGGAGAGCGTCGGAACGAGCGTCACGTCCTCGCGCACGAGCATCTCGACGGCCTCGTCGTCCAGAAACGTCCCGTGTTCGACAGTGTCGACGCCCGCCGCGACAGCGGTTTTGACGCCCTCGCCGCCGTGGGCGTGCGTCGCCGCGTGGACGCCGCGGCGGTGCGCCTCGTCGACGACAGCGTGCAGTTCCTCGTCGGTCATCGCCACCGCGTTAGGGTCGCTACCGGGCGTCGTCACCCCACCGGTGGTCATGAACTTGATGAACTCTGCACCCTGTTTGACCTGCTCGCGGACCGCTTTCCGTGCATCGGCGGGACCGTCTATCTCCCGGCCAAGGTGGTGACCGTGGCCACCGGTGATGGTGATAGAGCGGCAGTTGGCGACCATCCGCGGGCCAGGCACGTAGCCGGCGTCGACTGTGCGCTTCAGGGTAGGGTCCACGTCGCGCGCACCCATCGCGCGGACGCCGGTCACGCCCGATTCGAGCGTCTTTCGGGCGTTTCGGGCTTCGACCAGCGCGAGTTCCGCGTCGCTCATGTCGACGACGTCTTCGACGCTCGCCTCGCCGGAGAGCGAGAAGTGGACGTGCGCGTCGACGAGACCCGGGAGGACTGTTCGGCCCGGCAGCGAGACCACGCGCTCGTCTCCGTCGGCGTCGGACGCCGCGTCGCCGACGGCGAGTATCGTCCCGGGGTCGGTGTCGGCGTCGCCGTCGGAAGACGCCGTCTGACTCCCCTCCGGACTCAGTTCGGGGACGTCGACGCGAATCGACCCCTCGCGGAGTTCACCTCGGTCGAACAGTAGCACGTCTCGAAGAATCATCGTCGCGACGTAGTGTCGGCGACGGCTTGAACGTGTCTTTCTACGTTATGTGTGCTCATTCGACACATCTCGGCGAACTACCACGTGGCCAGAAAGCACTTTTGATGCGACCAGTTCGAGGAGGATATGACTGGGACGAACAGCGGCCGGTTCGATGCTCTCACTGCCGGTGTAGGCGCGCTCGCCGGGACCGTCGCCTACGTGTTCGGCTACGCGCTGACGTACGCGCTCACGAGTTCGGAGATTCAGAACTCCGCCGCACAGCAACTGCTGGAGGTCTTCAGCGGCGAGTCGGCGACGTGGAAAGCCGTCGGCTGGGTGTTCTACAACGCCCACTTCGTCGACGCGGAGATACCGGGTCTGCTCGGCGCGTCGCGCGCAATCGACTTCATTGCGGAAGTCGAAGCGTTCCCGTCGCTTCTGTACGCGCTCCCGCCGGTGCTGCTCTTTCTCGCCGGGGCAGTCGTCGCACGGTCGAACGCCGCTGCAAACGCCGCGGGGGGCGCGAAGGCGGGGGCGTCGGTGCTTCTCGGATACTTCGCGCTCTCGGTCGCCGGAGCGTTTCTCTTCGCGGTTCCCGTCGGCGAGGCGGCGACGGCCGAACCCGACTTCGTCGCTGCCATCCTCGTCGCCGGCGTCGTTTACCCGGCCGTCTTCGGGACGTTCGGAGGCGTCGTCGCCAGTGTCGTTCAGAGTTCGCGGGCGACCATCTCGCCCCAGTGAGTGAAGCCGAACCGCTCGTAGAACGTCCGCGCGCGCTCGTTCTCGCCGTCGACGTCGAGCACCATCCGGTCGAGCGGGAGGTCCTGCGCCCGCGCCGCGTCCAGCGCCGCCTCCAGTAACTCGTCGGCGACGCCGGTTCCGCGGTGGTCGGGCGCGACGTAGATTTCATTGAGCACGGCCGCGTCCCAGATCATCGACAACGAGGGCGGAAGGACGAACGCGTAGCCGACGAGTTCTCCCTCGTCGCCCTCGGCGACGTGAACCGCCCGCTCGTCTTCGGCGACGCAGTCGTCGACCCACTCTCGATACCTCTCGCGGTACTTGTCGGTGAGTTTCGCCTCGTACGTCTCGAGCTTCTCGTCGCCGCCGGTCCCGTCGCCCAGTCCGAGTTCGAAGGCGCGTTTCAGTCCCCAGAGGGCCTCGTACTCCTCGGCCACGTAGGGTCGAATCTCCATGACGGCGTATCACCGAACGGCGGTATCAGTGGTTCGAAGTCGGGGAATTCGTCTACTTCGCCGATTCGGAGTCTCTCACCGAGTTCTCCCGTTCTCACGGAGGCGCGCACCCACCACGACGACGCTCACGAGCACCAGCATTAACTGCGTTCCCGAGGAGACGACTGGAAACACTCGCTCGACGTTCTTGGGTTCGGCGCCGGGCGACGGGTCGACGCCCGTCCGGTAGTGGCGCGTCTCCGTCGTCGCCCGCGGTTCCTCGGACGCGAGTTCGACGAACGTCTGGACGACGCCGCGCCGATTCGAGAGGTGGAGGTGTCCGTTTATCGAGTAGAACCCGTCGTAGAGCGGGTAGAACGCGTTGATGCCGTTGGTGAACAGGTCGGGAAAGATGCCGCCGAACGTGAGCGCCGCGAGCGCGGCCCACCCGACTCGGACGCCGCGGCCGCCGAATCGGTCGCGGAGTCGCGAGCGACCCCGAACGCGGGTGTCGTATAGCAGCGCGCCGCCCAGCAGCGTCGGAAGCAGCAGTGTGTGGAGCAACGAGCGATGCGCGCCTGCGAGGGCGAACCCGAAGAACGTGTCGAGGTCAGGCACCGCGGCAGCGACGAGAACGACGGCGAGCGCGCGGCGGTCGAACTCGTCGCCGAGGAGTGCGACGCCGACGAGCGCGCCGACGGAGAGATGGACGACGGTCGATGGCACGTACTGAGGTCGTACAGCGCGACCATGTACGTTGCGCCGCCGTCGACTGGGGTTTCGGCGTCGCCTCCGGATATCGTCATTCGTCGAACCCCACTTTCGATAAGCTTTTGCCCGGCCGCCGACCCACACCGCGTATGTGGCAGTCTGCCCCCGGAGGGCCGCGACGGTGACCGAGACACCCAGAGACGACCTCGCCCGGCGCATCGCCGGTGAGGTGACGCTCAGCGACGAACCGGGCGCTACGCTCCGGAAGTGGCGCACCGACTTCGACGTCTCCCAGACCGAACTGGCGGCGCAGTTGGAGGTGTCGTCGTCGGTCATCTCCGACTACGAGAGCGGCCGCCGCGAGAGTCCGGGCATCGGCGTCATCCGGCGGATGGTCGACTCGCTGCTCGACATCGACGAACAGCGCGGCGGGGGCCGGATACGCCAGTACGCCCGCGTGCTCTCGGCGGGGTTCGAGAGCGACATCGTCCATGACCTGCGCGAGTACTCGACGTCGATACCGCTGAACCGCCTCTACGAGGCGATGGAGGCGACGGAACTCGTCCGCGGCGACGACGACACCGTCAGCGGCCACACCGTCATCGACAGCATCCAGGCCATCACGCGCCTCTCCTCCGACGAGTTCTACCGCCTCTACGGGCAGAGCACGAACCGCGCGCTGGTGTTCACGGGCGTGACGCGCGGCGAGTCGCCGCTGGTCGCGATGCGCGTCGTCAATCCGACACCGAACGCCGTCGTCCTCCACGGCGTCAAGCAGGAGGACCTCTGGGAGCACGCCCCGGCGCTCGCGCGCATCGACGGCTTCTCGCTCGCCGTTTCCACCCGCGACTTAGACGAGATGCTCGACGAGATGCGCGAGTTGCCGTAGTCGGACTCCTTCGTCCGTTTTCGCCCGTTATCGCATTCAGTAGTTTAGTACCGCCGGCGCGACCCCGTCTCCGCCGGGTTGGTGTCGATATGGTGGACCGACTCCGGGGAGAGAAAGCGACCGCTCGGGAGTTCGACCCACCCGGTCGCCAGTAGGCGAATCCGCCCCTCGTGCAACACCGTTTCCTGTTCGAAATCGCCGTAGACGACGGCGTCTCGGTACTCGCGCTCGAACAACTCAGTGAACAGCTCCCACAGCGAACTGGTCGGCACTACCATGCGACGGTGTATAGATGGTTGAACAAAAAGCGTAGCGCTCACTGCTTCGGTTATCGGAGTGAGGGCCGATTCACTCGGCCGAAATCGCCCGTTCGCTGTGCACCTCGACGAACTCGAGTATCGCGTCCGTCCCTTGGAACCCCCTCTGCGAGTCGCCCGACGAGCTCGCCATCCTCGAACAGCAGCGTCGGGACGCTCCGCACGTCGAAGCAGTCGATTAGCTCCGAGATCGTCTCGCGGGTTCACCATTGTGACGGCGATCTCGGTCGCGCGGGCGACGTTGCCGACAACCGGTTCGATGGACTGACAGAGCGTACAGCCCTTCGTGTAGAGGTCGGCGAGCACGAAGTCTTCCTCGGCCACGAGGCGGTCCAGTTCCTCGCCGGAGGAGAGCCGAATCGGTTTGCGTCGCTGCGCGTCGGTGTCTACGGAGTCGGCAGTCACGGCTTTCGGTACCGCCGTGCGGTAAAAGCGATTGCGCGGTTCGGTCGACCGGTCGCACGGTTGTTCGGGGAACTCTGAGCGCGCCGCGCTCCTACCGCCGACCGCTCGGGCTCACCGACTCACCGTCTCGCCGATGCACGGAATCACCGGTTCGCCGCCGCTCACCCAAACAGCGACTTGTTTCGGGCGCTCTGGATGGCGTACGCGGTCCCCAGAATGGCCACGCCGAGGAACACCTCCGTGTAGCCCGGCGGCGTCGGGTTCGGGAGCAGCGACCACGCGAAGATGGCGAGGCTCACGAGGACGACGAGCCAAATTCGCCACTTGCCGAGGAGGCGTCTGCCGAATCCGGTGTCCCTCGAGTCGTCCTCCAGTCTCCCAGTGCCCGCGTCGGCGTCGGTATCTGTCTTCCCGGTGTCCGTGTCGGCGTCAGTCTCGTTGTGAATAGACATCTGCTCCCACCACGTGTAAGTACGGGACCGACTCGCATAGGCGCGGGGCAGGAATACAAATGGTTTTGAAACGGGTCGAGCAGCCATCCGACTTGCAGCTACTCGATGTACTCGTACTTGCGCTCGTTCATCCGGCCCCATCCGGTGAAGACGAACTCGTCGGACGGCGCGGTGAACTCCTCGACTTCGATCTCTTTCACGTGGTTGTGAACGTCGTGAATCTGCTCGTACTCGCTGTAACTGAGTTCGTAGCGACGTTCGAGTAGGTCGTCGACGTTGAGCGCGCGAATCTCGTCGAGCCAGCCGTCTTGGACGGTCTCGGCGTGAATTTCAGCCTGCGCGCCGGAGCCGTACGAGCCAACGAGCAACCGGTCGCCCGACAGGGACCGTCCCGCCTCGGCGGCGTTTTTCAGCGCGCTGACGCGGGCGATGTGGACCGACCCGGTGTACCAGTTACCGACCTGCTCGGAGATGGCGAGCGTCGGTTCGATGGCCCCAGCGTACCAGTCGTGGTAACTGTCGGTCTGCTTCAGCGCGTCCATGTAGTCGCGGATGGCCGCCTCGTACTCGTCCCACGAGCCGAAGTCGGCCTCTCGGGGCTGGCGCCCGATTTCGTCGGCCATCGCGTCCTCGACGTCGGTGTCGCGGGTCATGTGGCGGTAGCCGAGCAGCGCCGCCTTCCGGACCATCCCGGGGAACGGCGTGTGGAACGGGATGTACTCGAAGTCGTCGGGGTGGGTGTCGCCCGCGACGCTCTCGTAGTCCTCGAGCGCCTCTCGCATGCGCGCGAGATAAACTTGAACCGAGCGCTTGCCGTCGACGCTCGGGAACTGCTGGTTCGGTTTGAGGAAGTCGGTCTCGTCGGCGCTGCCGTAGCCCTGCTCGGTGGAGAGTTCGACGAGGTCGGGGTCCTCGGAGATGAGCATCGCGACCGCGCCTGCGCCCTGCGTCGCTTCGCCGGGGTCGCCGCGTTCGTACAGCGCGGTGTCGGTGGCGATGACGAGCGCCGACCGTCCGCGGTTGCGCCCCGCGCGAATCCAGTTGTACGCGTCGTCTAAGCTCTGGGTCCCGGCGATGCAGGCGAACTTTCGCTCGCCTTTGTTCGCGTGGTGGAAGTCGTCCTCGTACAGCTGTTCGAGACAGCCGGCGATATACGTCGAGACCGGCTTGGAGTTGTCGAAGGAACTCTCGGTCGCGACGTCGATGCGGCCGATGTCGTCGGGCGTGAGGCCGCGCCGATCCATCAGGCGCTTGGCCGCGTTCGCGCCCATCGTGACGATGTCTTCGTACACGTCGGGGAACGACGAGGCTTCGAGACCGATTCCCTTCGTGTACTTCTCGGGGTCTTCGCCCTTCACCGGGGCGAACGTACCGGGGAGGTCGAGCACGAGCTTTCCCGTCCAGATTTCGACGGCGTCGATTCCGACTGCGGTCATGTGTGTGGGATACTGAACGTCGGTATATGGGCCTGTCGATGGGGGGTTCGTCAGATGTCGAACTCTGGACGCTACGGTGAACGTCGTCGACATACTCGGCCCGTCCGCGAAGTGGAGAGTGACGGTGAGTCCCTCGCCCCGCATATCCACATCGTCACTGGAGTTCACCGTGTCCAGAGACATCTCGTGCTGACCGGCCTCGTTCCGTCCGCCGTTCTGTTCCTGTAGCTTCCCCACCGCCACCGCGTTAACCGCCGCCACCGCCGTTACCGCCGCCTTTTTCGTTGCCTTTCGCCACGGTTAGCCCGAACGTCGCGTACTCCGCCTCGGCGTCGCCGTATCCGACCTCGACTTCGACGTCCTCGTTCTGCGCAGATTTGTCGGGCGCCTCGTAGACGACGCGAACGCGGCCCTCGTCGTCGGTCGTCGACCCCTCCGGGAACGTGACCGTTCCGTCGCCGGTCGTCACCTCGGCGTCCACCGACTCGCCGCTCACCGGGTTCCCAAACCGGTCGCGGACCTCGACGACGAGATTCTGGCTCGTTCCCGCGTCAACCGTCGCGCCGTTCCCTTCCACGTCGGTCACGTACGCGGCCGACTCCTCGTTCGTGCCCGACCCGACGCCGATCTTCGCCATTCGGAGCGAGTACGTCTGGTCGGCTTCGAGC
This genomic stretch from Haloprofundus salilacus harbors:
- a CDS encoding GNAT family N-acetyltransferase; its protein translation is MAERDLFPTVIETERLRLEPRAPEYVDVHELYRICSSSSPEMEEVTRYLPWSPHETPKETFGFLRRGEENREKHKKADYVIRPREGEDGAGEIAGFGGLTLQWDRRSASLGLWLRKRFWGRGYSGERAAALLHLAFEQLDLELVRVAHDLENENSRRAIERYVECFDGQCDGTFRNAAATADGDVVDQTHYTISQEQWRAAGCDAESTVRMRWDDS
- a CDS encoding metal-dependent hydrolase family protein → MILRDVLLFDRGELREGSIRVDVPELSPEGSQTASSDGDADTDPGTILAVGDAASDADGDERVVSLPGRTVLPGLVDAHVHFSLSGEASVEDVVDMSDAELALVEARNARKTLESGVTGVRAMGARDVDPTLKRTVDAGYVPGPRMVANCRSITITGGHGHHLGREIDGPADARKAVREQVKQGAEFIKFMTTGGVTTPGSDPNAVAMTDEELHAVVDEAHRRGVHAATHAHGGEGVKTAVAAGVDTVEHGTFLDDEAVEMLVREDVTLVPTLSAPYHIIRNTEIATEESARKTRDVYERHIDSFRRAAEAGVRIAGGTDAGTPFNAHGSNATEISFMAEYGMTESEAIRAMTETAAETVGLEGSGTLEPGTHADLLVVDGDPTEDVTLLNNPEAVLKGGEVVAGSLPDGK
- a CDS encoding transporter, with protein sequence MTGTNSGRFDALTAGVGALAGTVAYVFGYALTYALTSSEIQNSAAQQLLEVFSGESATWKAVGWVFYNAHFVDAEIPGLLGASRAIDFIAEVEAFPSLLYALPPVLLFLAGAVVARSNAAANAAGGAKAGASVLLGYFALSVAGAFLFAVPVGEAATAEPDFVAAILVAGVVYPAVFGTFGGVVASVVQSSRATISPQ
- a CDS encoding GNAT family N-acetyltransferase — translated: MEIRPYVAEEYEALWGLKRAFELGLGDGTGGDEKLETYEAKLTDKYRERYREWVDDCVAEDERAVHVAEGDEGELVGYAFVLPPSLSMIWDAAVLNEIYVAPDHRGTGVADELLEAALDAARAQDLPLDRMVLDVDGENERARTFYERFGFTHWGEMVAREL
- a CDS encoding metal-dependent hydrolase, translated to MPSTVVHLSVGALVGVALLGDEFDRRALAVVLVAAAVPDLDTFFGFALAGAHRSLLHTLLLPTLLGGALLYDTRVRGRSRLRDRFGGRGVRVGWAALAALTFGGIFPDLFTNGINAFYPLYDGFYSINGHLHLSNRRGVVQTFVELASEEPRATTETRHYRTGVDPSPGAEPKNVERVFPVVSSGTQLMLVLVSVVVVGARLRENGRTR
- a CDS encoding helix-turn-helix domain-containing protein, giving the protein MTETPRDDLARRIAGEVTLSDEPGATLRKWRTDFDVSQTELAAQLEVSSSVISDYESGRRESPGIGVIRRMVDSLLDIDEQRGGGRIRQYARVLSAGFESDIVHDLREYSTSIPLNRLYEAMEATELVRGDDDTVSGHTVIDSIQAITRLSSDEFYRLYGQSTNRALVFTGVTRGESPLVAMRVVNPTPNAVVLHGVKQEDLWEHAPALARIDGFSLAVSTRDLDEMLDEMRELP
- the hmgB gene encoding hydroxymethylglutaryl-CoA synthase — encoded protein: MTAVGIDAVEIWTGKLVLDLPGTFAPVKGEDPEKYTKGIGLEASSFPDVYEDIVTMGANAAKRLMDRRGLTPDDIGRIDVATESSFDNSKPVSTYIAGCLEQLYEDDFHHANKGERKFACIAGTQSLDDAYNWIRAGRNRGRSALVIATDTALYERGDPGEATQGAGAVAMLISEDPDLVELSTEQGYGSADETDFLKPNQQFPSVDGKRSVQVYLARMREALEDYESVAGDTHPDDFEYIPFHTPFPGMVRKAALLGYRHMTRDTDVEDAMADEIGRQPREADFGSWDEYEAAIRDYMDALKQTDSYHDWYAGAIEPTLAISEQVGNWYTGSVHIARVSALKNAAEAGRSLSGDRLLVGSYGSGAQAEIHAETVQDGWLDEIRALNVDDLLERRYELSYSEYEQIHDVHNHVKEIEVEEFTAPSDEFVFTGWGRMNERKYEYIE